The Diadema setosum chromosome 1, eeDiaSeto1, whole genome shotgun sequence genome has a window encoding:
- the LOC140226456 gene encoding very long chain fatty acid elongase 5-like, translating to MFSERFYTVGRTFIGLQSFPVMVLYLIIIGVSPLYQRLTKPCSLRRVMVIYNYFCSFCSACTLIGFITGCLSAKSVFLKDGNPILTKSFFLYWATKNLELLDTAFMILRHKRRQISFLHVYHHASMVLLTDFAYHYSPWAGIAFGLAINSFVHVCLYYYYGYTAQHPQGKPSWKPRITELQIIQFLIGLVHNTIGYLHHGFCIYSMFYGASMLYLFSSFYYNAFLRKKKAV from the exons ATGTTCAGTGAAAGATTCTACACTGTGGGGAGGACTTTTATTGGTCTTCAGTCCTTCCCTGTCATGGTCCTCTATCTGATCATCATTGGGGTGTCACCATTGTACCAGCGACTTACAAAGCCCTGTTCACTCAGGAGG GTGATGGTGATATACAACTACTTTTGCAGCTTTTGTAGTGCCTGCACTCTGATTGGCTTCATTACAGGCTGTCTCTCCGCAAAGTCTGTTTTCCTCAAGGATGGTAATCCGATACTTACTAAAAG CTTCTTCTTGTACTGGGCCACCAAGAACCTGGAACTGCTGGACACTGCATTCATGATTCTGCGCCACAAACGGCGCCAGATCTCCTTCCTCCATGTCTACCACCATGCCAGCATGGTCCTCCTCACAGACTTTGCCTACCACTACTCGCCCTGGGCCGGCATTGCATTCGGGCTCGCCATCAACTCATTTGTTCACGTCTgcctctactactactacggcTACACGGCTCAGCATCCGCAGGGCAAGCCCTCGTGGAAACCCCGCATCACGGAGCTCCAGATCATCCAGTTCCTGATTGGGCTGGTGCACAACACCATCGGCTACCTACATCATGGCTTCTGCATATATTCTATGTTCTATGGGGCCAGTATGCTGTACCTGTTCTCTTCGTTCTACTACAATGCATTTCTACGCAAGAAAAAAGCGGTGTAA